One part of the Vitis riparia cultivar Riparia Gloire de Montpellier isolate 1030 chromosome 8, EGFV_Vit.rip_1.0, whole genome shotgun sequence genome encodes these proteins:
- the LOC117919654 gene encoding L-2-hydroxyglutarate dehydrogenase, mitochondrial isoform X2, protein MLRHAIRGLRNSRRWISSKNFTSRVGVERAVARESVDCVVIGAGVVGIAVARELALKGREVVVIEFASTFGTGTSSRNSEVIHAGIYYPRNSLKAIFCVRGRELLYKYCSEHEVPHKQIGKLIVATRSSEVPKLNDLMIRGNENGVDGLRMLEGFEAMEMEPELQCVRALLSPASGIVDTHSLMLSLVGEAENHRTTFCYNTAVIGSHLEGDRICLHISESKDLENWDRRFPLHPEVILMAKLVVNSAGLSAPALAKRFDGLNSTVIPAPHYARGCYFVLSKMKTPPFKHLIYPIPEDGGLGVHVTLDLDGQIKFGPDVEWINGVDDISSFLNKFDYSVCAKRVERFYPEIRKYYPNLKDDSLEPGYAGIRPKLSGAQQSAVDFVIQGEDIHGVPGLVNLFGIESPGLTSSMAIAEHIVARYSR, encoded by the exons ATGCTGAGACACGCGATTAGAGGCCTAAGAAATTCAAGGAGATGGATTTCCTCCAAGAATTTCACGAGCAGGGTCGGAGTAGAGAGAGCAGTGGCGAGGGAATCGGTGGACTGCGTGGTGATTGGGGCGGGGGTGGTCGGAATCGCAGTGGCCAGGGAGCTGGCGCTCAAGGGCAGAGAAGTCGTGGTCATCGAATTCGCCTCCACCTTTGGCACCGGCACCAGTTCTCGCAACAGCGAAGTCATCCACGCCGGAATTTACTACCCTCGTAACTCTCTCAAG GCAATCTTTTGCGTGAGAGGAAGAGAATTATTGTACAAGTATTGCTCTGAACATGAGGTTCCTCATAAGCAGATCGGTAAGCTCATAGTTGCTACTAGATCTTCAGAGGTCCCAAAgttgaatgatttgatgatacGGGGAAATGAAAACGGGGTTGATGGTCTGAGGATGCTGGAGGGGTTTGAAGCCATGGAAATGGAACCAGAATTGCAGTGTGTGAGAGCGTTATTGTCACCCGCCTCTGGGATTGTTGATACCCATTCCCTGATGTTATCTCTAGtg GGTGAAGCTGAAAATCATAGAACAACCTTCTGTTACAACACAGCTGTTATTGGTAGCCATCTTGAAGGAGATCGCATTTGCCTTCATATTTCTGAAAGCAAGGATCTTGAAAACTGGGACAGGAGGTTTCCTTTGCACCCAGAGGTTATACTCATGGCAAAGCTTGTGGTGAACTCCGCAGGTTTGAGTGCCCCAGCACTAGCAAAGAGATTTGATGGCCTAAATAGTACAGTTATTCCCGCTCCCCATTACGCACGAGGTTGCTACTTCGTCTTGTCAAAGATGAAAACTCCTCCCTTTAAACATTTGATATATCCTATTCCGGAGGATGGTGGACTTGGAGTACATGTTACCCTGGATTTGGATGGCCAGATCAAATTTGGTCCAGATGTTGAATGGATCAATGGCGTAGATGACATTTCAAGCTTCCTGAATAA GTTTGACTACTCTGTATGCGCCAAACGTGTGGAACGATTTTATCCAGAGATAAGAAAGTACTATCCTAATCTGAAGGATGATTCTTTAGAGCCTGGTTATGCAGGGATCCGGCCGAAACTTTCTGGTGCCCAACAGTCCGCTGTTGATTTTGTAATACAG
- the LOC117919654 gene encoding L-2-hydroxyglutarate dehydrogenase, mitochondrial isoform X1 has translation MLRHAIRGLRNSRRWISSKNFTSRVGVERAVARESVDCVVIGAGVVGIAVARELALKGREVVVIEFASTFGTGTSSRNSEVIHAGIYYPRNSLKAIFCVRGRELLYKYCSEHEVPHKQIGKLIVATRSSEVPKLNDLMIRGNENGVDGLRMLEGFEAMEMEPELQCVRALLSPASGIVDTHSLMLSLVGEAENHRTTFCYNTAVIGSHLEGDRICLHISESKDLENWDRRFPLHPEVILMAKLVVNSAGLSAPALAKRFDGLNSTVIPAPHYARGCYFVLSKMKTPPFKHLIYPIPEDGGLGVHVTLDLDGQIKFGPDVEWINGVDDISSFLNKFDYSVCAKRVERFYPEIRKYYPNLKDDSLEPGYAGIRPKLSGAQQSAVDFVIQACRNTQSAISSFLPNWELYPLNALISCKIPGKFLDLSIVFIFS, from the exons ATGCTGAGACACGCGATTAGAGGCCTAAGAAATTCAAGGAGATGGATTTCCTCCAAGAATTTCACGAGCAGGGTCGGAGTAGAGAGAGCAGTGGCGAGGGAATCGGTGGACTGCGTGGTGATTGGGGCGGGGGTGGTCGGAATCGCAGTGGCCAGGGAGCTGGCGCTCAAGGGCAGAGAAGTCGTGGTCATCGAATTCGCCTCCACCTTTGGCACCGGCACCAGTTCTCGCAACAGCGAAGTCATCCACGCCGGAATTTACTACCCTCGTAACTCTCTCAAG GCAATCTTTTGCGTGAGAGGAAGAGAATTATTGTACAAGTATTGCTCTGAACATGAGGTTCCTCATAAGCAGATCGGTAAGCTCATAGTTGCTACTAGATCTTCAGAGGTCCCAAAgttgaatgatttgatgatacGGGGAAATGAAAACGGGGTTGATGGTCTGAGGATGCTGGAGGGGTTTGAAGCCATGGAAATGGAACCAGAATTGCAGTGTGTGAGAGCGTTATTGTCACCCGCCTCTGGGATTGTTGATACCCATTCCCTGATGTTATCTCTAGtg GGTGAAGCTGAAAATCATAGAACAACCTTCTGTTACAACACAGCTGTTATTGGTAGCCATCTTGAAGGAGATCGCATTTGCCTTCATATTTCTGAAAGCAAGGATCTTGAAAACTGGGACAGGAGGTTTCCTTTGCACCCAGAGGTTATACTCATGGCAAAGCTTGTGGTGAACTCCGCAGGTTTGAGTGCCCCAGCACTAGCAAAGAGATTTGATGGCCTAAATAGTACAGTTATTCCCGCTCCCCATTACGCACGAGGTTGCTACTTCGTCTTGTCAAAGATGAAAACTCCTCCCTTTAAACATTTGATATATCCTATTCCGGAGGATGGTGGACTTGGAGTACATGTTACCCTGGATTTGGATGGCCAGATCAAATTTGGTCCAGATGTTGAATGGATCAATGGCGTAGATGACATTTCAAGCTTCCTGAATAA GTTTGACTACTCTGTATGCGCCAAACGTGTGGAACGATTTTATCCAGAGATAAGAAAGTACTATCCTAATCTGAAGGATGATTCTTTAGAGCCTGGTTATGCAGGGATCCGGCCGAAACTTTCTGGTGCCCAACAGTCCGCTGTTGATTTTGTAATACAG